The following proteins are co-located in the Nerophis ophidion isolate RoL-2023_Sa linkage group LG04, RoL_Noph_v1.0, whole genome shotgun sequence genome:
- the LOC133551741 gene encoding histone H3 has product MARTKQTARKSTGGKAPRKQLATKAARKSAPATGGVKKPHRYRPGTVALREIRRYQKSTELLIRKLPFQRLVREIAQDFKTDLRFQSSAVMALQESSEAYLVGLFEDTNLCAIHAKRVTIMPKDIQLARRIRGERA; this is encoded by the coding sequence ATGGCCAGAACTAAGCAGACCGCCCGCAAGTCCACTGGTGGAAAAGCCCCCAGGAAGCAGCTTGCCACCAAAGCTGCACGTAAAAGCGCCCCGGCTACCGGTGGCGTCAAGAAGCCTCACCGCTACAGGCCTGGCACCGTGGCCCTGAGAGAGATCCGTCGCTACCAGAAGTCCACCGAGCTGCTCATCCGCAAGTTGCCCTTCCAGCGCCTGGTCAGGGAGATCGCTCAGGACTTCAAGACCGACTTGCGCTTCCAGAGCTCAGCCGTCATGGCTCTGCAAGAGTCCAGCGAGGCCTACCTGGTCGGGCTGTTCGAGGACACTAACTTGTGCGCTATCCACGCCAAGAGGGTCACCATCATGCCCAAAGACATCCAGCTGGCTCGCCGTATCCGCGGGGAGAGGGCTTGA
- the LOC133551740 gene encoding histone H1-like, which translates to MAEEAPAAAAGPSKAQAKPAKKRTAASKAKKTSPNIADAIMKAMKNSGDRKGTSMTSIKKAVAALGVDLEKSNKRVNTTLCRLVATGELIQVKGAGASGSFKLPKAAEPKAKGAKKVAKRSAVKKTAAKKSTVTKKAAAKPRKATSPKKKAKAPAKSPKKAAKKAPAKKSPAKKPAAKKAPAKRAAPKKTPTKRTAPKKTGARKTKK; encoded by the coding sequence ATGGCAGAAGAAGCACCAGCAGCCGCCGCCGGACCGTCCAAGGCTCAGGCCAAGCCCGCGAAGAAGAGGACAGCGGCTTCCAAAGCGAAGAAGACTTCTCCCAACATCGCCGATGCGATCATGAAAGCGATGAAGAACAGCGGGGACCGCAAAGGGACATCCATGACAAGCATCAAGAAAGCTGTTGCGGCGTTGGGAGTCGATTTGGAGAAGAGCAACAAACGCGTCAATACCACGCTGTGCAGACTGGTGGCGACGGGAGAGCTGATCCAGGTCAAAGGTGCCGGAGCTTCCGGCTCCTTCAAGCTGCCAAAGGCGGCCGAACCCAAGGCAAAGGGCGCCAAGAAAGTTGCCAAACGTTCTGCAGTGAAAAAGACCGCCGCCAAGAAGTCAACAGTCACGAAGAAAGCTGCCGCTAAACCAAGGAAGGCGACATCACCCAAGAAAAAGGCGAAGGCACCTGCCAAAAGTCCGAAGAAGGCTGCTAAGAAAGCACCGGCTAAGAAGTCCCCTGCCAAGAAGCCCGCCGCCAAGAAGGCCCCTGCAAAGAGGGCTGCCCCTAAGAAAACACCAACCAAGAGAACGGCGCCCAAGAAGACTGGAGCTAGAAAGACCAAGAAGTAA